A window of the Salvelinus alpinus chromosome 25, SLU_Salpinus.1, whole genome shotgun sequence genome harbors these coding sequences:
- the LOC139553430 gene encoding sine oculis-binding protein homolog A-like isoform X7 — MAEMEKEGRPPENKRSRKPAHPVKREINEEMKSFAENTMNELLGWYGYDKVDLRVQDNIDIRNYPDGEAQQHISVLKENSLPKIPGGSGENSDVSPNQANSSHSTPILRNGVTESSTTPSTSTPSTREHGNMPIIVPLIPPPMIKPPADEDVSNVQIMCAWCQKVGVKRYSLNMGTELKSFCSEKCFAACRRAYFKRNKVCDWCKHIRHTKEYLDFGAGERRLQFCSAKCLNQYKMDIFYKETQAALPGGLCNPGHGPVEGKSESSTGAQLLTPESWGTPLGDLRRKAPSPGGNPSVPVPSSSTAASPSETGTVCSPSSKNPTPRPHESPTLPPPPHPSLHSPMGVPLGSPPMVMTPRGPVPLPFFMEHQMMQQMRPPFLRPPPHGPGPNSPLSNPMIPGIGPPPPPPRTLGPPSSPMHRTQFSPHHHPSNNPNLVGNPPGMMPPHPGLHIPGFPFHSNMMPNGPMLMPPMMNFGMPSLAPLVPPPTLLVPYPVIVPLPVPIPIPIPFPFNPKTSKDKPSNNNDPIPSASGEDHRPFSPGSSRGDHKFGPSSSGVHSPGFSGYDLARFGSERSRTDVVDLTVKTESPGCASTTASLPEGVIDLTLGRRSRLQQVIQRVVPSVQVKVERDGDSASPPPFGPSPLNTSGQGKEDSSLEDMSQEIREAISDSLEPGFLPCSQATSPSPQPNQNSYTTQLTNHHGTPRTQPCSPPAPCDVIVNGCSQHTDGPSRSTLPTPLSDPGRRGGGGCGEPANCELEREALKENSCLVPEWEPGKRGPSEEAVQGGTWEGKLEANGDLMDLDDDDDHAYALLLPKAGCVIQPLPKPSDKTAIVSCSISAPLAAGAGSPELEPPLKRRCLRIRNQNK, encoded by the exons AGTTTTGCAGAGAACACCATGAATGAGCTGCTTGGCTGGTATGGCTATGACAAGGTGGACCTGAGAGTCCAGGACAACATCGACATACGGAACTACCCAGATGGAGAGGCACAACAACACATCTCTGTCCTGAAAG AAAACTCTTTACCAAAAATCCCAGGAGGATCGGGGGAGAATAGTGATGTCTCCCCAAACCAAGCCAATAGCTCCCACTCTACACCGATATTGAGGAACGGAGTGACAGAGTCCTCCACCACCCCGTCCACCTCCACACCCAGCACCAGGGAGCATGGGAACATGCCCATCATAGTTCCACTGATCCCACCCCCCATGATCAAGCCACCAGCAG ACGAGGATGTGTCTAACGTCCAGATCATGTGCGCATGGTGTCAGAAGGTTGGCGTCAAACGCTATTCCCTCAACATGGGCACTGAGCTGAAGAGCTTCTGCAGTGAGAAATGCTTTGCCGCCTGCCGCAGAGCCTACTTCAAGAGAAACAAG GTGTGTGACTGGTGcaaacacatccgccacaccaAGGAGTACCTGGACTTTGGTGCTGGTGAACGGAGGCTCCAGTTCTGCAGTGCCAAATGCCTGAACCAGTACAAGATGGACATCTTCTACAaagagactcaggcggcgctgccAGGGGGCCTGTGTAACCCAGGACACGGCCCTGTGGAGGGCAAGTCGGAGAGCAGCACCGGGGCGCAGCTCCTCACCCCCGAGTCCTGGGGCACGCCCTTGGGTGACTTACGCCGCAAAGCCCCTTCCCCTGGGGGAAACCCCTCTGTGCCAGTCCCCTCCAGCTCCACCGCTGCCTCTCCCTCTGAGACAGGCACTGTCTGCTCCCCTTCCTCCAAAAACCCCACTCCCAGACCCCACGAGAGCCCCACCTTACCCCCTCCCCCACACCCCTCTCTGCACTCTCCCATGGGAGTCCCCTTGGGTAGCCCCCCAATGGTGATGACGCCCCGGGGACCAGTGCCCCTGCCCTTCTTCATGGAGCACCAGATGATGCAGCAGATGCGGCCACCTTTCCTCCGCCCACCTCCCCACGGCCCAGGCCCTAACAGCCCCCTGTCCAACCCCATGATCCCTGGCATCGGACCACCACCACCCCCGCCGAGAACCCTGGGTCCACCATCCAGCCCTATGCACAGGACACAGTTCTCACCCCACCACCATCCCTCCAACAACCCCAACCTGGTAGGGAACCCCCCAGGGATGATGCCACCCCATCCAGGCCTACACATACCCGGTTTTCCCTTCCACTCCAACATGATGCCAAACGGGCCCATGCTTATGCCACCCATGATGAACTTTGGTATGCCTTCCCTCGCCCCTCTGGTTCCCCCGCCAACCCTGCTAGTCCCTTACCCTGTAATCGTGCCCCTGCCGGTGCCCATCCCTATCCCCATACCCTTCCCCTTCAACCCCAAGACCTCCAAGGACAAACCCAGCAACAACAACGACCCCATTCCCAGTGCATCAGGGGAGGACcacaggcccttctcccctggttCCTCCAGAGGGGATCACAAGTTTGGGCCCTCCAGTTCCGGGGTGCACTCCCCGGGCTTCTCTGGCTACGATCTGGCCCGCTTTGGCTCTGAGAGGAGTAGGACTGACGTGGTGGACCTGACCGTGAAGACTGAGAGTCCGGGGTGTGCCTCCACCACGGCCTCCCTCCCCGAGGGCGTGATCGACCTGACTCTGGGCCGGCGATCGCGGCTGCAGCAGGTCATCCAGCGGGTGGTGCCCAGTGTCCAGGTAAAGGTGGAACGAGACGGGGACTCAGCCAGCCCCCCACCTTTTGGACCATCCCCTCTGAATACCTCTGGGCAGGGGAAGGAGGACAGCAGCCTAGAGGACATGAGCCAGGAGATCAGGGAGGCCATTAGTGACTCTCTGGAGCCAGGCTTCCTGCCTTGTAGCCAGGCCACATCACCATCCCCACAGCCAAACCAAAACTCCTACACTACCCAGCTCACAAATCACCATGGCACACCACGGACCCAGCCCTGCAGCCCACCTGCCCCCTGTGATGTCATAGTAAATGGCTGCAGTCAACACACAGACGGCCCCAGCCGGAGCACGCTACCCACACCTCTGTCTGACCCTGgccggagaggaggaggaggctgcgGCGAACCAGCCAACTGCGAGCTGGAGCGGGAGGCGCTGAAGGAGAACAGCTGCTTGGTGCCAGAGTGGGAACCAGGTAAGAGGGGCCCAAGTGAGGAGGCAGTGCAGGGGGGCACTTGGGAAGGCAAGCTGGAAGCCAACGGCGACCTTATGGATCTGGACGATGATGACGACCACGCCTATGCACTGCTGCTGCCCAAGGCTGGCTGTGTCATCCAGCCCCTGCCAAAGCCCAGCGACAAGACGGCCATCGTGTCATGCAGCATCAGCGCTCCCCTGGCAGCAGGGGCAGGGAGCCCCGAGCTGGAGCCGCCGCTAAAGAGGAGGTGCCTGCGAATACGCAATCAGAACAAATGA
- the LOC139553430 gene encoding sine oculis-binding protein homolog A-like isoform X6, which yields MAEMEKEGRPPENKRSRKPAHPVKREINEEMKVRDERAHPWAGKAGDLHGNPPYSMSFAENTMNELLGWYGYDKVDLRVQDNIDIRNYPDGEAQQHISVLKENSLPKIPGGSGENSDVSPNQANSSHSTPILRNGVTESSTTPSTSTPSTREHGNMPIIVPLIPPPMIKPPADEDVSNVQIMCAWCQKVGVKRYSLNMGTELKSFCSEKCFAACRRAYFKRNKLGYVRNYSARDEDGRGEKLPQHSYSKDTPRLVFKTNSDVLVCDWCKHIRHTKEYLDFGAGERRLQFCSAKCLNQYKMDIFYKETQAALPGGLCNPGHGPVEGKSESSTGAQLLTPESWGTPLGDLRRKAPSPGGNPSVPVPSSSTAASPSETGTVCSPSSKNPTPRPHESPTLPPPPHPSLHSPMGVPLGSPPMVMTPRGPVPLPFFMEHQMMQQMRPPFLRPPPHGPGPNSPLSNPMIPGIGPPPPPPRTLGPPSSPMHRTQFSPHHHPSNNPNLVGNPPGMMPPHPGLHIPGFPFHSNMMPNGPMLMPPMMNFGMPSLAPLVPPPTLLVPYPVIVPLPVPIPIPIPFPFNPKTSKDKPSNNNDPIPSASGEDHRPFSPGSSRGDHKFGPSSSGVHSPGFSGYDLARFGSERSRTDVVDLTVKTESPGCASTTASLPEGVIDLTLGRRSRLQQVIQRVVPSVQVKVERDGDSASPPPFGPSPLNTSGQGKEDSSLEDMSQEIREAISDSLEPGFLPCSQATSPSPQPNQNSYTTQLTNHHGTPRTQPCSPPAPCDVIVNGCSQHTDGPSRSTLPTPLSDPGRRGGGGCGEPANCELEREALKENSCLVPEWEPAQTDGSNSPTE from the exons AGTTTTGCAGAGAACACCATGAATGAGCTGCTTGGCTGGTATGGCTATGACAAGGTGGACCTGAGAGTCCAGGACAACATCGACATACGGAACTACCCAGATGGAGAGGCACAACAACACATCTCTGTCCTGAAAG AAAACTCTTTACCAAAAATCCCAGGAGGATCGGGGGAGAATAGTGATGTCTCCCCAAACCAAGCCAATAGCTCCCACTCTACACCGATATTGAGGAACGGAGTGACAGAGTCCTCCACCACCCCGTCCACCTCCACACCCAGCACCAGGGAGCATGGGAACATGCCCATCATAGTTCCACTGATCCCACCCCCCATGATCAAGCCACCAGCAG ACGAGGATGTGTCTAACGTCCAGATCATGTGCGCATGGTGTCAGAAGGTTGGCGTCAAACGCTATTCCCTCAACATGGGCACTGAGCTGAAGAGCTTCTGCAGTGAGAAATGCTTTGCCGCCTGCCGCAGAGCCTACTTCAAGAGAAACAAG CTTGGATATGTAAGGAATTACAGT GCGAGAGACGAAGACGGCCGTGGTGAGAAATTACCCCAGCACAGCTATTCTAAGGATACGCCCAGGCTTGTCTTCAAGACAAACAGCGATGTGCTT GTGTGTGACTGGTGcaaacacatccgccacaccaAGGAGTACCTGGACTTTGGTGCTGGTGAACGGAGGCTCCAGTTCTGCAGTGCCAAATGCCTGAACCAGTACAAGATGGACATCTTCTACAaagagactcaggcggcgctgccAGGGGGCCTGTGTAACCCAGGACACGGCCCTGTGGAGGGCAAGTCGGAGAGCAGCACCGGGGCGCAGCTCCTCACCCCCGAGTCCTGGGGCACGCCCTTGGGTGACTTACGCCGCAAAGCCCCTTCCCCTGGGGGAAACCCCTCTGTGCCAGTCCCCTCCAGCTCCACCGCTGCCTCTCCCTCTGAGACAGGCACTGTCTGCTCCCCTTCCTCCAAAAACCCCACTCCCAGACCCCACGAGAGCCCCACCTTACCCCCTCCCCCACACCCCTCTCTGCACTCTCCCATGGGAGTCCCCTTGGGTAGCCCCCCAATGGTGATGACGCCCCGGGGACCAGTGCCCCTGCCCTTCTTCATGGAGCACCAGATGATGCAGCAGATGCGGCCACCTTTCCTCCGCCCACCTCCCCACGGCCCAGGCCCTAACAGCCCCCTGTCCAACCCCATGATCCCTGGCATCGGACCACCACCACCCCCGCCGAGAACCCTGGGTCCACCATCCAGCCCTATGCACAGGACACAGTTCTCACCCCACCACCATCCCTCCAACAACCCCAACCTGGTAGGGAACCCCCCAGGGATGATGCCACCCCATCCAGGCCTACACATACCCGGTTTTCCCTTCCACTCCAACATGATGCCAAACGGGCCCATGCTTATGCCACCCATGATGAACTTTGGTATGCCTTCCCTCGCCCCTCTGGTTCCCCCGCCAACCCTGCTAGTCCCTTACCCTGTAATCGTGCCCCTGCCGGTGCCCATCCCTATCCCCATACCCTTCCCCTTCAACCCCAAGACCTCCAAGGACAAACCCAGCAACAACAACGACCCCATTCCCAGTGCATCAGGGGAGGACcacaggcccttctcccctggttCCTCCAGAGGGGATCACAAGTTTGGGCCCTCCAGTTCCGGGGTGCACTCCCCGGGCTTCTCTGGCTACGATCTGGCCCGCTTTGGCTCTGAGAGGAGTAGGACTGACGTGGTGGACCTGACCGTGAAGACTGAGAGTCCGGGGTGTGCCTCCACCACGGCCTCCCTCCCCGAGGGCGTGATCGACCTGACTCTGGGCCGGCGATCGCGGCTGCAGCAGGTCATCCAGCGGGTGGTGCCCAGTGTCCAGGTAAAGGTGGAACGAGACGGGGACTCAGCCAGCCCCCCACCTTTTGGACCATCCCCTCTGAATACCTCTGGGCAGGGGAAGGAGGACAGCAGCCTAGAGGACATGAGCCAGGAGATCAGGGAGGCCATTAGTGACTCTCTGGAGCCAGGCTTCCTGCCTTGTAGCCAGGCCACATCACCATCCCCACAGCCAAACCAAAACTCCTACACTACCCAGCTCACAAATCACCATGGCACACCACGGACCCAGCCCTGCAGCCCACCTGCCCCCTGTGATGTCATAGTAAATGGCTGCAGTCAACACACAGACGGCCCCAGCCGGAGCACGCTACCCACACCTCTGTCTGACCCTGgccggagaggaggaggaggctgcgGCGAACCAGCCAACTGCGAGCTGGAGCGGGAGGCGCTGAAGGAGAACAGCTGCTTGGTGCCAGAGTGGGAACCAG CTCAGACAGATGGCAGTAACTCCCCTACAGAATGA
- the LOC139553430 gene encoding sine oculis-binding protein homolog A-like isoform X5 — translation MAEMEKEGRPPENKRSRKPAHPVKREINEEMKVRDERAHPWAGKAGDLHGNPPYSMSFAENTMNELLGWYGYDKVDLRVQDNIDIRNYPDGEAQQHISVLKENSLPKIPGGSGENSDVSPNQANSSHSTPILRNGVTESSTTPSTSTPSTREHGNMPIIVPLIPPPMIKPPADEDVSNVQIMCAWCQKVGVKRYSLNMGTELKSFCSEKCFAACRRAYFKRNKVCDWCKHIRHTKEYLDFGAGERRLQFCSAKCLNQYKMDIFYKETQAALPGGLCNPGHGPVEGKSESSTGAQLLTPESWGTPLGDLRRKAPSPGGNPSVPVPSSSTAASPSETGTVCSPSSKNPTPRPHESPTLPPPPHPSLHSPMGVPLGSPPMVMTPRGPVPLPFFMEHQMMQQMRPPFLRPPPHGPGPNSPLSNPMIPGIGPPPPPPRTLGPPSSPMHRTQFSPHHHPSNNPNLVGNPPGMMPPHPGLHIPGFPFHSNMMPNGPMLMPPMMNFGMPSLAPLVPPPTLLVPYPVIVPLPVPIPIPIPFPFNPKTSKDKPSNNNDPIPSASGEDHRPFSPGSSRGDHKFGPSSSGVHSPGFSGYDLARFGSERSRTDVVDLTVKTESPGCASTTASLPEGVIDLTLGRRSRLQQVIQRVVPSVQVKVERDGDSASPPPFGPSPLNTSGQGKEDSSLEDMSQEIREAISDSLEPGFLPCSQATSPSPQPNQNSYTTQLTNHHGTPRTQPCSPPAPCDVIVNGCSQHTDGPSRSTLPTPLSDPGRRGGGGCGEPANCELEREALKENSCLVPEWEPGKRGPSEEAVQGGTWEGKLEANGDLMDLDDDDDHAYALLLPKAGCVIQPLPKPSDKTAIVSCSISAPLAAGAGSPELEPPLKRRCLRIRNQNK, via the exons AGTTTTGCAGAGAACACCATGAATGAGCTGCTTGGCTGGTATGGCTATGACAAGGTGGACCTGAGAGTCCAGGACAACATCGACATACGGAACTACCCAGATGGAGAGGCACAACAACACATCTCTGTCCTGAAAG AAAACTCTTTACCAAAAATCCCAGGAGGATCGGGGGAGAATAGTGATGTCTCCCCAAACCAAGCCAATAGCTCCCACTCTACACCGATATTGAGGAACGGAGTGACAGAGTCCTCCACCACCCCGTCCACCTCCACACCCAGCACCAGGGAGCATGGGAACATGCCCATCATAGTTCCACTGATCCCACCCCCCATGATCAAGCCACCAGCAG ACGAGGATGTGTCTAACGTCCAGATCATGTGCGCATGGTGTCAGAAGGTTGGCGTCAAACGCTATTCCCTCAACATGGGCACTGAGCTGAAGAGCTTCTGCAGTGAGAAATGCTTTGCCGCCTGCCGCAGAGCCTACTTCAAGAGAAACAAG GTGTGTGACTGGTGcaaacacatccgccacaccaAGGAGTACCTGGACTTTGGTGCTGGTGAACGGAGGCTCCAGTTCTGCAGTGCCAAATGCCTGAACCAGTACAAGATGGACATCTTCTACAaagagactcaggcggcgctgccAGGGGGCCTGTGTAACCCAGGACACGGCCCTGTGGAGGGCAAGTCGGAGAGCAGCACCGGGGCGCAGCTCCTCACCCCCGAGTCCTGGGGCACGCCCTTGGGTGACTTACGCCGCAAAGCCCCTTCCCCTGGGGGAAACCCCTCTGTGCCAGTCCCCTCCAGCTCCACCGCTGCCTCTCCCTCTGAGACAGGCACTGTCTGCTCCCCTTCCTCCAAAAACCCCACTCCCAGACCCCACGAGAGCCCCACCTTACCCCCTCCCCCACACCCCTCTCTGCACTCTCCCATGGGAGTCCCCTTGGGTAGCCCCCCAATGGTGATGACGCCCCGGGGACCAGTGCCCCTGCCCTTCTTCATGGAGCACCAGATGATGCAGCAGATGCGGCCACCTTTCCTCCGCCCACCTCCCCACGGCCCAGGCCCTAACAGCCCCCTGTCCAACCCCATGATCCCTGGCATCGGACCACCACCACCCCCGCCGAGAACCCTGGGTCCACCATCCAGCCCTATGCACAGGACACAGTTCTCACCCCACCACCATCCCTCCAACAACCCCAACCTGGTAGGGAACCCCCCAGGGATGATGCCACCCCATCCAGGCCTACACATACCCGGTTTTCCCTTCCACTCCAACATGATGCCAAACGGGCCCATGCTTATGCCACCCATGATGAACTTTGGTATGCCTTCCCTCGCCCCTCTGGTTCCCCCGCCAACCCTGCTAGTCCCTTACCCTGTAATCGTGCCCCTGCCGGTGCCCATCCCTATCCCCATACCCTTCCCCTTCAACCCCAAGACCTCCAAGGACAAACCCAGCAACAACAACGACCCCATTCCCAGTGCATCAGGGGAGGACcacaggcccttctcccctggttCCTCCAGAGGGGATCACAAGTTTGGGCCCTCCAGTTCCGGGGTGCACTCCCCGGGCTTCTCTGGCTACGATCTGGCCCGCTTTGGCTCTGAGAGGAGTAGGACTGACGTGGTGGACCTGACCGTGAAGACTGAGAGTCCGGGGTGTGCCTCCACCACGGCCTCCCTCCCCGAGGGCGTGATCGACCTGACTCTGGGCCGGCGATCGCGGCTGCAGCAGGTCATCCAGCGGGTGGTGCCCAGTGTCCAGGTAAAGGTGGAACGAGACGGGGACTCAGCCAGCCCCCCACCTTTTGGACCATCCCCTCTGAATACCTCTGGGCAGGGGAAGGAGGACAGCAGCCTAGAGGACATGAGCCAGGAGATCAGGGAGGCCATTAGTGACTCTCTGGAGCCAGGCTTCCTGCCTTGTAGCCAGGCCACATCACCATCCCCACAGCCAAACCAAAACTCCTACACTACCCAGCTCACAAATCACCATGGCACACCACGGACCCAGCCCTGCAGCCCACCTGCCCCCTGTGATGTCATAGTAAATGGCTGCAGTCAACACACAGACGGCCCCAGCCGGAGCACGCTACCCACACCTCTGTCTGACCCTGgccggagaggaggaggaggctgcgGCGAACCAGCCAACTGCGAGCTGGAGCGGGAGGCGCTGAAGGAGAACAGCTGCTTGGTGCCAGAGTGGGAACCAGGTAAGAGGGGCCCAAGTGAGGAGGCAGTGCAGGGGGGCACTTGGGAAGGCAAGCTGGAAGCCAACGGCGACCTTATGGATCTGGACGATGATGACGACCACGCCTATGCACTGCTGCTGCCCAAGGCTGGCTGTGTCATCCAGCCCCTGCCAAAGCCCAGCGACAAGACGGCCATCGTGTCATGCAGCATCAGCGCTCCCCTGGCAGCAGGGGCAGGGAGCCCCGAGCTGGAGCCGCCGCTAAAGAGGAGGTGCCTGCGAATACGCAATCAGAACAAATGA